The DNA segment GTTGTCGCCCTTACCCACAGCAGATTCTCTTGCGACGAGTTGTTCGTATTGAGCGAGGCGGGCGCGTGTGAGTTCGTGGCGGTCTTTGTTGCTCATGCGAATCCAGCCCAATTCGTGCTGAAGAGCGCGCGAGCGAGCCGAATCGCCCTTCTCTTGCGTGAGGAGCAAGGTCAGTTTCTGCTCCAACCACGACGAGTAGTTGCCTTCCCATGGAATACCGTGACCGCCTTCGAGTTCGAGTATCCACTTGGTTACGTTGTCGAGGAAGTAGCGATCGTGGGTGACGATGATGACCGTACCCGGGTAATCGCGAAGTTGCGTTTCGAGCCAGTCCACGGTCTCCGCATCGAGATGGTTGGTCGGCTCGTCGAGGAGGAGCAGGTCGGGGCGCTCAAGCAATGCTTTGCACAGGGCTACGCGCCGCTTTTCCCCGCCGCTCAACGAACCCACAATGCGATCGTCATCAGGAAGGCAAAGGGCTTCACTGGCTTGGTTCAAACGTTGGTCAAGGTTCCAGGCATCGGCGGCGTCCAGTTTGTCCTGGAGGACGCCCATGCGATCAATGGCGGCTTGCATTTCGTCGTCCGAGAGGGGCTCCCCCATCTTCGCGGCAATGGCTTCGTACTCATTCATCAGCGCCATGGTGTCGGAAAAGGCCGATTCCAGAACCTGGCGCACCGAAAGGCTGAGGTCCAACAAGGGCTCCTGAGCGACCATGCCTGAAGCGTACCCCTTTGACAAAGCCGCTTTCCCAAGAAACTCTTCGTCGAGCCCGGCCATGATGCGCAGCACGGTCGATTTACCGGAGCCGTTTTCACCGACGATGCCAATCTTTGCTCCGGGAAAGAAGCTCAAGTAGATGTCTTTCAGAACATGCTTCTGGCCGTAGTGCTTGTTGAGGCCAATCATCGTGAAAATATACTGCTCAGCCATGGGTGTCCTTTGTTGTGTCGTTTGAGTACGAACGGCCGCGACTGCCACCGGGAGGCGTCCATTCTAAT comes from the Candidatus Hydrogenedentota bacterium genome and includes:
- the ettA gene encoding energy-dependent translational throttle protein EttA, translating into MAEQYIFTMIGLNKHYGQKHVLKDIYLSFFPGAKIGIVGENGSGKSTVLRIMAGLDEEFLGKAALSKGYASGMVAQEPLLDLSLSVRQVLESAFSDTMALMNEYEAIAAKMGEPLSDDEMQAAIDRMGVLQDKLDAADAWNLDQRLNQASEALCLPDDDRIVGSLSGGEKRRVALCKALLERPDLLLLDEPTNHLDAETVDWLETQLRDYPGTVIIVTHDRYFLDNVTKWILELEGGHGIPWEGNYSSWLEQKLTLLLTQEKGDSARSRALQHELGWIRMSNKDRHELTRARLAQYEQLVARESAVGKGDNTVIQIAPGPELGEQVIEFKNVTKRFGDTTLFQDLSFIVPKAAIVGIIGPNGTGKTTLMRMLVGREPADEGEIVTGATVKIAYVDQERETIKGDCGLLEEVGGGATDVTLGKRTVPIRQYLSWFGFRGADQQKRASELSGGERNRCNLAKLLKEGANVLLLDEPTNDLDVNTLRLLEEAILNYSGCVLVTSHDRFFLDRICTHLLVFEGEGKVRWFKGNYRDYEEWRLKELGSKLFENRRARYRKIVK